One Paraburkholderia dioscoreae DNA segment encodes these proteins:
- a CDS encoding MarR family winged helix-turn-helix transcriptional regulator, with the protein MKTQLDERFGFLISDVGRLTGKRFDDLAKSSVDLTRAQCRVLAYLAHYGDTNQARLADLLEVAPISAGRLLDRMEEGGWIERTANPQDRRERQVHMTPKAERTLGKARKVGDEVALEALNGFTDEEAKQLIALLQRVRGNLSRLVDR; encoded by the coding sequence ATGAAAACCCAACTCGATGAGCGCTTCGGCTTCCTGATTTCCGACGTCGGCCGGCTGACCGGTAAGCGTTTCGACGATCTCGCGAAGTCTTCAGTCGATTTGACGCGCGCGCAGTGCCGCGTGCTGGCCTATCTCGCGCATTATGGCGACACCAATCAGGCGCGGCTCGCGGATCTGCTCGAAGTCGCGCCGATTTCGGCGGGCCGTCTGCTCGACCGGATGGAAGAGGGCGGCTGGATCGAGCGGACCGCCAATCCGCAGGACCGCCGCGAACGCCAGGTGCACATGACGCCTAAGGCCGAGCGCACGCTCGGCAAGGCCCGCAAGGTGGGTGACGAGGTCGCGCTCGAAGCGTTGAACGGCTTCACCGACGAAGAGGCGAAGCAGTTGATTGCGCTGTTGCAGCGGGTGCGGGGCAATCTGAGCCGGCTGGTGGATCGCTGA